GTGTTGGTCCCGTAGCAAATATTAATGATGATCCGACCGTCGATAATGCCATCGCAGATCAAACAGCGACAGAAAATAGCTTATTTATTTTTACCTTTGCGGCTGACGCCTTTGGCGACGTCGATGCCGGAGACACGCTGAGTTACACTGCGCAGCTTGTCGGTGGTGGGGCTCTACCTAGTTGGCTCGTTTTTGTCCCAAGTGCGCGTACCTTTGGTGGCTTTCCGTTAAATGGGGATGTAGGTACGCTTAGCATCGAGGTCATCGCTGATGATGGTAATGGCGGCACACCCGCGGTGGACAGCTTTGACTTGGTGGTCGGTAATATCAATAACGACCCCACCGTTGACAATGCCATTACTAATCAAAGTGCAACAGAAGACAGTCTGTTCAGCTTTACCTTTGCGGCCAATACCTTCGGTGATGTCGATGTTGGCGATACCCTGACTTATAGGGCGCAGCTGGCAGGCGGTGGCACTTTACCGACCTGGCTCAGTTTTAACCCGTTGACCCGCACCTTTGAAGGCACGCCACTTAATGGGGATGTCGGCACGCTGAGTATCGAACTGATCGCCGATGACGGTAATGGCGGCACAGCTGCGATAGAAAGCTTCGATATTGTGGTGGCGAATACCAATGATGACCCTACCGTCGATAATGCCATTACTAATCAAAGTGCAACAGAAGACAGTCTGTTCAGCTTTACCTTTGCGGCCAATACCTTCGGTGATGTCGATGTTGGCGATACCCTGAGCTACAGCGCACAACTGGCCGGTGGGGGAGCATTACCCAGCTGGCTGAGCTTTAACCCGGTGACCCGCACCTTTGAGGGCATACCCTTAAATGCCGATGTCGGCACCCTAAGCATCGAACTGATCGCGGATGACAGCAATGGTGGAACAGCTGCGATAGAAAGCTTCGATATTGTGGTGACGAATACCAATGATGATCCTACCGTCGATAATGCCATTACTAATCAGAGTGCAACGGAAGACAGTCTGTTCAGCTTTACCTTTGCGGCCAATACCTTCGGTGATGTCGATGTTGGCGATACCCTGAGCTACAGCGCACAACTGGCCGGTGGGGGAGCATTACCCACCTGGCTGAGTTTTAACCCGGTGACCCGCACCTTTGAGGGCACGCCCCTCAATGGGGATGTCGGCACGCTGAGTATTGAACTGATCGCCGATGACGGTAATGGCGGCACAGCTGCGATAGAAAGCTTCGATATTGTGGTGGCGAATACCAATGATGATCCTACTGTCGATAATGCCATTAATAATCAGAGTGCAACGGAAGACAGTTTGTTCAGCTTTACCTTTGCGGCCAACACGTTCGGTGATGTCGATGTTGGCGATACCCTGAGCTACAGCGCACAACTGGCCGGTGGGGGAGCATTACCGACCTGGCTGAGCTTTAATCCGGTTATTCGCACCTTTGAGGGCACGCCCTTGAATGCCGATGTAGGTACCCTAAGCATCGAACTGATCGCGGATGACAGTAATGGTGGAACAGCTGCGATAGAAAACTTTGATATTGTGGTGACGAATACCAATGATGACCCTACCGTCGATAATGTCATTACTGACCAGAGTGCAACGGAAGACAGTTTGTTCAGCTTTACCTTTGCGGCCAATACCTTCGGTGATGTCGATGTTGGCGATACCCTGAGCTACAGCGCACAACTGGCCGGTGGGGGAGTATTACCGACCTGGCTGAGCTTTAATCCGGTGACCCGCACCTTTGAGGGCACGCCCTTGAATGCCGATGTAGGTACCCTAAGCATTGAATTGATCGCGGATGACAGTAATGGTGGAACAGCTGCGATAGAAAGCTTCGATATTGTGGTGGCGAATACCAATGATGATCCCACCGTCGATAATGCCATTACTGATCAGAGTGCAACGGAAGACAGTTTGTTTAGCTATACCTTTGCGGCCAATTCCTTCGGTGATGTCGATGTTGGCGACACCCTGAGCTACAGCGCACAACTGGCCGGTGGGGGAGTATTACCGACCTGGCTGAGCTTTAATCCGGTGACCCGCACCTTTGAGGGCATACCCTTAAATGCCGATGTCGGCACCCTAAGCATCGAACTGATCGCGGATGACAGCAATGGTGGAACAGCTGCGATAGAAAGCTTCGATATTGTGGTGGCGAATACCAATGATGATCCTACCGTCGATAATGCCATTACTGATCAGAGTGCAACGGAAGACAGTTTGTTCAGCTTTACCTTTGCGGCCAATACCTTCGGTGATGTCGATGTTGGCGATACCCTGAGCTACAGCGCACAACTGGCCGGTGGGGGAGTATTACCGACCTGGCTGAGCTTTAATCCGGTGACCCGCACCTTTGAGGGCATACCCTTAAATGCCGATGTCGGCACCCTAAGCATCGAACTGATCGCGGATGACAGCAATGGTGGAACAGCTGCGATAGAAAGCTTCGATATTGTGGTGGCGAATACCAATGATGATCCTACCGTCGATAATGCCATTACTGATCAGAGTGCAACGGAAGACAGTCTGTTCAGCTTTACCTTTGCGGCCAATACCTTCGGTGATGTCGATGTTGGCGATACCCTGAGCTACAGCGCACAACTGGCCGGTGGGGGAGCATTACCCAGCTGGCTGAGCTTTAACCCGGTGACCCGCACCTTTGAGGGCATACCCTTAAATGCTGATGTCGGCACCCTAAGCATCGAACTGATCGCGGATGACAGCAATGGCGGCACGCCTGCGGTAGAAAGCTTTAATCTTGAGGTTGTGCCAAATGAAGCGCCCGTTGGGGATGTCTCAATAACTGGTTCTCCAGTTATAGGTCAGGTATTGACGCTGGATAATACGATTACTGACGCGGATGGTCTGGGGCCTTTTAGTTATCAATGGTACAGAGATGGTTTGCCAATTCCGGGTGCTACAGCAGCAGAATATACCTCCACTGCTTTGGATAGTGGTGCAGATATTAATGTTATTGTCAGCTATACAGACGCATTAGGTAATGATGAACAAGTCGTTAGTGCTTTAGTTAGTATAGCGGTACCCGTGGAAGATATTATTTTAGTAGAGCCTGTCGAAAATGAGCCAGACGACCCTGATGATGAAGAGAGTTCTGTTTTAGCAGTTTCTGCTGATGCTGACGAACCCGCGATAGCGTCTGAAGTGGTTTCTGTAACACCGGAGGCCGTCACCGTTCAATTTCATTCGCCTAAGCTAATTTCAAGTCTTGTCGATCAAGCTTATGAACTACCTTCAACATTGAATGAAGCAATTAAGCACCAGGTCTCTGTGTCACAACTTCAACCTATATTAAGTCTGCTTGCCGAGCCGATACAGTTACAAAGCTTAGGGGGCTTTATAGATGGGTTGGAAAATTTAGAAAAAGGAGCTGATGAGCAAGTAGCTCTTGAAACAGCCCTGATAGGGGGATCAATTGCGATCTCTTCAGGGTTGTCTGTGGGCTATGTTATCTGGCTTGCCCGGAGTGGCGTTTTGTTGAGCTCTGTTTTAACCGCATTGCCAGCCTGGCGCTTCATTGATCCTTTGCCGATATTGGCAACACTCTCGTCTGATGATGATTCGAAGAAAAAGGATATGGCGGATAACGAATCTCTGGATGACATTGTGGACCATGAAAAAGAACCAGCTGAGTCAGATGACGAAGATGATTTAGACGATTCGGATAACACAGGAAAAGATAAAACATGAGCTGGTTAAAACGCTTATTCTCAGTTCGTAGTACGACCAGCAGGATCGCTTTTGGTCAGGTTAGTATGCTGATTAGCGTGACTTTAGTTGCCATTATACTGGGAATACTGCCTGACTTTTTAGGTACTCGCTTAAAAGACCGGGTATCGCTGGCAGAAGCGATTGCTGCGAATAGCTCTGTTTTAATTACACAAACGGATCTGATTCGACTGGAAAGTGTTTTGAATCTGGTTGTCGAGCGAAATGACGAGTTGTTATCTGCGGGAGTTCGTCGGGCTGATAATCGTCTGGTGGTGAATATCTCTAATCATCAAACAGATTGGAACAAAGGTCTCAATGAAGAGGCTATTGATCAACAGATGATTGTTCCAATTATTGCAGGCCGCCAACAGTGGGGAGCCTTAGAACTCAAGTTTAAACCGCTTTACGGTGAAGGAATTCTGGGCTTTTATCATCGTCCTACTGTTCAATTTATTCTTTTCTGTGGTGTGATCCTTTATCTGCTTTATTTTTTATACCTAACCAAAATGTTAAAACAACTCGATCCATCTCAGGCAGTACCTGATCGTGTACGTGCCGCATTGGACACGATGGCGGAAGGCTTGATTGTACTGGATCGTAAAGCCCAGATAGTACTGGCGAATCAGGCTTTTTCGGATCTATTGAGCAGATCATCATCTTCTCTAATGGGATTTGAAGTTGATAAATTGCCCTGGCAACTCAAAGAAGACGCTTCAACCGATGATTTTCCATGGTTAGCTGCGATGAATACCGGTAAGGCTGAAATGAATCAGACGGTTCGATTGGAACTTGAGGACGGGGTGCGAACTTTCATGGTGAATTGCTCCCCTGTCCTGGCTGATGAAGGTAAAGCGGGCGGTGTGTTGGTTAGCTTTGATGATATTACACAACTGGAAGAGCAGGAAGTGGAGCTGCGCCGTTCTAAAGCTGAAGCTGAACAAGCAAACCGGGCTAAGAGTGATTTCCTCGCGAATATGAGCCATGAAATTCGTACGCCTATGAATGCGATTCTTGGTTTTACGGAGGCACTTAAGCGAGGTTACGGTAAGAATGAACAGAATAATGAGCACTATCTGAGTACTATTTTGGTTAACGGTGAACACCTTCTTAATCTTATTAACGATATTCTCGATCTGTCTAAAGTTGAGGCGGGTCATCTCGATGTAGAATCGGTTGCCCTCAAACCCTATCAGATTATCAGCGAAGTGATTCAGGTTATGAGTGTTAAAGCTCAGGAGAAGGGAATCGCGCTTGCTTATCGTCCGGAAGGGAGTATCCCGGAAACGCTGATGTCAGATCCAGCCCGTTTCAGGCAGATAATCACTAATCTGGTAGGTAATGCGATTAAGTTTACAGAGGCAGGGGGAGTGACTGTTGTAACCCGCATGGATACACAACAGAATAAATTGATAACTGAAGTCAGGGATACTGGCATTGGAATGACCGCAGAGCAGGCAATTTCTGTATTTGACCCTTTTGTTCAGGCGGATAGCTCAATTACTCGCCGTTTTGGCGGGACGGGTCTGGGCCTGGCTATTAGTAAAAAGTTTGCTGAGGCCATGGAGGGAGAGATTTACGCCAGAAGTGAGCCTGAAAAAGGTAGTCAGTTTTATTTAGAGCTTAATGTTAAGACAGATGGTCCCGTTGCGCTAATTAGTGCAGAAGAGATTAGTGAATTAAAGCAAAGCGAAGCAACACTGAATGTTGCGCGTTGGAAATTTCCTGATGCCAGTGTACTAGTGGTTGATGACGGAATAGAAAATCGAGAGTTAATAAGCCTGGTTTTGTCAGAACAGGGTATTAAAACAGACGGGGCCGCTGACGGTGTTGAGGCATTAGAAAAGCTGGCGGTTAACCAATATGATCTGGTTCTGATGGATGTACAGATGCCGAGAATGGATGGCTATACTGCTGCTCGAGAAATCCGTAAGAAAGAGATGACTCTTCCGGTGATTGCACTAACTGCTCACGCAATGAAAGGGATAGAACAAAAATGTCTTGATTCAGGATACTCAGGCTATATGAGTAAGCCAATTAATATCGATAAACTGATTCAGTTACTAGTTCATGAGTTAGATGCTGAGCCGCTGAGCGAAGCCTGTAATGATGATCGGGCATTAGATAATGGAACAGTGGGAGTCTCTTATCATTCGTCTTCGCCCAATCAATCAATATCAGCGTTGACATTAGACGATAGCTCTCAACTTTCCCCTCTTTATTCTGAGCTGGGGGCCTCAAATCCTAAATTTGAAAAAATTGTCGCACGCTTTATTGTGCGGGTAAACGATGTTTATAAGCAGATACAGAGTTGTTCTACGCAACAGGATTTTACTGTTCTCAGGGCGCATGCGCACTGGTTGAAAGGCTCGGCAGGGTCCGTTGGATTTCCTGGGCTGACTGATTTAGCAGTAAAACTGGAGCAGACAGCCATAAAACAGGAGGTTGCTGGAACTGAGATGTTGGTCGCTGCTATCGGTGTAATGATAAAGCGCATCAATCTGGCGAAAGATAATCCAAATGGCATTAATAGTCTTTCGACGCAGACAGACAACCAATGGGTTATACCTGAAACAGTCACCTCTGAGTTAGCAAGTCAGGGGGAGAAATTCAGGTTAATAGCAGTCAAGTTTGTAGCTAAACTTGAACATCAAATAACTCAGATGAAACAGGAATTAGACGGTAATGATTTTAGCGCGTTAGCTGATCTTGCGCATTGGCTGAAAGGCGCAGGAGGCTCTGTTGGTTTTCCGGTGTTCACAGAGATAGCAAAAGCGCTTGAAAAAGCGGCACAAGCAGAAAACGGACCGGAATGTGAGACATTGATAGCCACTGTTGATGAAATACATAAAAGGATCAATCTATGATCATGCTATCTGATTTGGAAAGCACGTTATGAATGAATCAAATAAACTAATAGCTAATCCAAACGCACGAAGCGAGTTTCAAAATGCGCTAATTATGATGGTAGATGATGAACCTATCATGATGGAAATCGTACAGGCCCATCTTGAAGATGCCGGCTATAGTGAGTTTATCAGTGTAGAAGATTCCCGGGAGGCGTTCGATGTACTGACGCATCGAAGACCGGATATTCTGTTTCTGGATCTTGTGATGCCTGAAGTGAGTGGTTTTGATGTACTGCGCCGTATTCGTGACTACGATGAATTTGCTTATCTACCGGTAATTGTCCTGACTTCATCAACGGACTCCGCCTCTAAACTTAAAGCGCTTGAATTGGGTGCTACGGATTTTCTATCTAAACCGGTAGATGCCAGTGAGTTGAAGCTTCGATTACGCAATACTCTGACGGTGAAAGCCTATGTTGACCAGTTAGCGTCGTCAGACGCATTAACCGGCCTGCCAAACCGAAAGTCAATACATGAGAAAATTATCTGGTCACTAAAATATGATCAGATGCATAGTTATAAAACGGCGTTATTGAATATTGGTCTCGATCGCTTTGGGGAAATTAACGAATCTTTAGGGGTCCATAATGGAGACCTGCTTTTAAAGCAGGTTGCACAACGAATCAGATCAGTCATCGATCAACGAAATAAGTTACTGGCGACAAATCACCGAGAAACGGAATTGACCATAGCGCGTTTATCAGGAGATGAATTTGGTGTACTTGTTCCTTCATTTTATCAGGATGAGCATGCGGCTTCGTTAGCGACACAGCTGAGAAGTGAATTAGGGAAAGTTTACCGAATAGATAATCATGACCTGTATGTATCAGCTTCAATCGGCATTGCAGTAGCGCCTGAAGATGGATTATTAAGTGATGACCTTATAAAAGCCGCAGGTACGGCAATGCGTCAGGCCAAGCAAGGAGGGGCAACCAACGGCTTCTGTTTTTACTCAGGCACTTCAAGTTCAGACTTGCAGGAGAAACTTGAACTAGAAACTGACCTGCATACCGCTTTGGAAAATGATGAGTTAATGCTGTTTTATCAACCTAAAGTCGATTTGATAACAAAGCAGGTTACCGCTGCTGAAGCATTAGTTCGATGGAATCACCCGACGAAAGGATTTATCTCCCCTGTACAGTTTATTCCGCTGGCTGAAGAGAACGGCTTGATTTTATCGATCGGTGACTGGGTATTGAATGAAGCATGTAAACAGGCGGAAATCTGGCGGCGCGCTTCAATGCCCGATATCAAAGTATCGGTAAATGTATCTGGCCAACAGTTTAAAGAGGCTACCTATCAGGCCAGGGTTCAAGAAGCGTTGAAGAACTCAGAATTACCGCCATCATTACTGATGCTGGAAATGACAGAGAGTCTGGCAATGAGTGATGTTGAGTCAAGCATTGAGCTTTTTGAAGGATTGAAAACGTTAGGGGTTGGTTTATCTATTGATGATTTCGGTACCGGTTATTCTTCTTTGAGTTATCTGAAAAAATTTCCGTTGGATGAGCTAAAAGTGGATCGGTCTTTTATTACAGGGATTCCGGAAAATAAAGATGAGATTCAGTTAGTACAAGCGATTATCGCGATGGCTAAAGCGTTAAGGTTATCTGTCGTTATTGAGGGGGTAGAAACTGCTGCTCAGCTTAACCTGTTACAAGCGACTCAAAGTGACTTGATTCAGGGGTTCCTTTTCAGTAAACCTCTGCCTGCAGATGAGTTTTCTGAGTATGTGATGAGTAATGTTTCACAGGCTTCGTTCTAAGTTTTCTCTATCTAAAGAGGGTCCGGTGAATTGACTACTGTTTGACCATAAGTACGCTTTATGTGGCACGCTATACCTGTTCAGCTGTTTTTATAAGTTATATAGCTATTAATCATCCCCAAAACTGGTACAAATATTGTTTTTTTGTTTTAGTTCTTCATTATAGTGAGTAATAACAGTGGTTAGATTAAAGTCGGCTGTTAGCGAGTTAAGCTTCACAGACTGAATTATTAGGAGTATCTACATTGCGTAAACTGTCAGGAGTACTACTCCTAACCGCTTTTTTCAGTACGAATAGTTACGCGGTGGCTAGCGGTGCAGATTTGATTAAAGAACTGTTAGATGCAGGCCGTTATAGTGAAGCGTATGCACTGGCTATGACCTATCTGAGTGGCAGTGAAGGTGATCCTGAATTTGATTTTCAGTATGGTGTGGCCGCGATTGATAGTGGTAATGCCAGTGAAGGAGTATTCGCACTTGAACGGGTGGCATTTACTGACCCTGACAATCCATTGGTCAGACTTGAGTTAGCGCGTGGCTATTACTTATTGAATCAGTTTGAAAAAGCTAAGCAGCTTTTTGAACAGGTTTTGCAACTATCCCCTCCCAAAAATGTACAGATACGTATAACAAAGTATCTACAATTAATTGAGAGAAATTCTTTTCCTATTACAAAGATTGCTGGTTTTGTTGAGATCTGGCGTGGGTTTGATAGCAATATTAATTCAGCACCAGAGTCTCAGACGGATTTAGTGACGTTGTCCGAAGATGCTCTTGGCCGGGGCGATCAGTTTAATCGAATACATCTTAAGGGAAGTATCGATCATCAGTATCAGACAGATAGAAAACTGGATTTTAGTTTAAGTGGCAATTTCCGCTATTACGATACCGAGAGTGAACAGGACTATAGCACCGTTTCAATTAACGGAGGCCATACATGGACGGATCAAAAAGAGAGGTATCGCCTGGGTGGGGTGATGCAGAAGTATATGCGTGATGGTCAAAGTTATCGTGACCTCCTGGGTATTAACGCAAGCTGGACATATTTACCGAATAATGACTCCCAGCTAAGGCTATCAACCGGGGTTAGTTCTCTTGATTATGTTGATTCCAGTTGGAAAGACGCCACGCAATATCATCTGCAGGGTAACTACTTTTTGGCTGTAGAGGGTAACTGGCAGCCTGTTTGGTTTGCTGGTCTTTTTGTTGGTGAAGAAACCCCTGATACGGCAGGAATATTGGCGGATTCTCAGGTAGATAGGTTTTTCTGGGGATCAAATGTCGGGGTGCAGCTTCGGCCGGGCTCTGGTCTGATACTAACTCCTGTGATCACTTATCAGTCCAGTCGCTATAAAGGAGAAGACTGGTTGTATGCTGTGAAACGTCAGGATGATTTTGCGATGTTGAATATAAATCTTGAATGGGCATTGGATAATAATTGGGACTTGCTCGCCAATTTAAGCTCAAACCATGCAGATTCAAATATTGAGTTGTATGAATACGATCGTCAGCAGGCAATGCTCGGTCTGCGATACAGTTTTAAGTGAGGTAAGGTATGAGATCTCTGTTATTGACGTGCATATTATTGCTTAGCTCGGGTTGGCTGTCGGCGGCAGAAATGGTCGGCACTGTTATTTTAAGTATGGGGCAGAATTTAGCGGTTGCTACTGATGGTAGTGAGCGAATTTTGAAACGTCAGTCGGAAGTGTATGCTAACGATCTGTTAATAACCGGAGAAAAAGGCCTGTTACAGTTACGTTTCAGTGATGGCTCCAGACTGGCTTTAAAATCTTCTACAGAGTTTCGTATTGCTGAATACAGCTTTGATCCGAAACAATCGGACGAAGGAAAGGCGATCTTTCAGTTGTTAAAGGGGGGAATGCGGACTATCTCAGGCCAGATAGGTAAATCCCACAAAGAAAATTATAGGCTGGAAACTACGGTAGCCACTATTGGTATCCGGGGTACTCATTACGGTGTCGAATACACGGATGACGGTATCTATTGCGAAACTATTGAGGGAGCTATTGAAGTAACGACTAAGAAAAAAAGTATAGTGGTGGGTGCCGGAGAGGGAGCATGGTTGAGTAGTACCGGCAATATTATAAAAGGGGACGCGACCGGACAGACCGGAGGCTATGTGTTAGGTAACCAGCATCAGACTATTCCTGAAGCATCAGCTGAAAAGCTGGATTCGGTTTCAGATGATGCCGACGTTATTCCTGCTGTAGACCCCGAACTGGAAGGGGTTTTACCACCGCTGCCAGCAGTACCTCAGACACCGCAGGTAGTCGCTCCGGATCCAACTGGTAATGCCCGTGTTAGCCCCTTGGGGGCGCTTACTGCTGTTGCTTTTACGGAAAATGATCCAACCAGTGGCCGGCGCGGCGGGAGTGGTTCGGTACTTGTGAATTCCAGTTCGGCTATCAATGTAGATGGTTCAATAGGTACTGGAAGTCTGGTAACGGGTATTCGTTACATTGACCCTACCCCTAATACTACTACCAACGCTTGTTCTCCCTGTGAGTTCACGGGAGGAGGAAATACCGGACTAGTCACCGGGGTAGGAAACTTATCACTAGCAGGTGCTACTTTAAGTTGGGGTCGTTGGAATTATGGTGATTTTAGTCTTACTGAGAACGGTGTAGTACAGAATGTGGAGGGCTCTTTTGACTTTATGTACAGCGACAGCCTGACGACCCAAACTCAGTTAGATGCTTTGGAAACGGCGCGTAGCGGTTCTTATCTATATACCCATAGCGTTGGTTCAACCAATTTAACCTCTCCTCAAATTGATACGGGTGCTACTGGAACTTTGGTAGGGCATAGTGCTGCTGGAGCTCCTGTTGGGAGGCTCTATAGCGGTACTTATGTTGTGATGAACTGGGATACGCTTGTCATTGAAGAAATAAGTATAACCGCTACTGTAAATGATGGCGGTTTACGTAGTTACCTGCTGACTGAAGAGTCTGGTGTTTCGACTGCTTTGAATGATGTGCTTCAGGGAGGAGAATTGAAACTTTCAGGTAGTTGCAGCGGTAGCCAATGTACTGTTGGAGGAAACGATACTGTCATGAGTGGTCAGATGACTTTTGATTTTGTTGGCTCTCAGGCGGACGGGGCTATCACATCTTATAGTGCTTCGGGTGTTAGTCCTGTTCTTGGACAGGATATAACCATTTCGGGAACCGCGTTGCTTGATAGTGCGGGACCAGCCCCCTGATTATTCATTGATTACTGATCAATGGCGTTCAGATCAGGCTGATCACTTCACCATGATTGAGCCTGTCTATCTGATGTTGTGGAAGCAGTTGCTGGCATTGCTGCATAATAATGCCTTCAACACCCGGTTTCAGGTGTGTAATTGCTATGCGTGGATCAATTTGTAGTTGCAGGATTTGCTGTGAAAGCAACGACGGAGTGAGATGACCGCTGAGACGAGCCAGCTCTTCTGACTCGTTAGTAAATGACACATCAATGATCAATAAATCAGGATTACGATCATTCAGAATAGGCCAGAGGGAATCATTGATCCCACTATCTCCTGTAAAAGCAAAACTGTTTTGTCCGTCACTGACCAGATAACCGGTTGTAGGTGTTGGATGCTGGGCGGGTATCACTTCTATTTTTTTCTGTTGAATCAATAGCGTCTCAGAGACGTTCACACTGTGCATCTTAATAATAGGTCGCTCTTCTGGCAACACAGTGTAATCGGGCCAGATCACCCAGTTAAAAATATGCTGTTTGAGTGCGGATATCACTTCGGGTAGCGCGTATATATTGATCGGTGTCGGATTATGATCAAATATTGTCGCCAGCATCAGCGGTAGACCGATGATATGATCCAGGTGAGCATGGGTAATGACGATGTCACGGATATTTAGCATCTGCTCCATCGTCATCAACTCAACACCGGTTCCTGCATCCAGTAGTAGAGAGTCATCTATAAGAAAAGTGGTAGTCTTAAGTCCCTGACCGATACCACCACTACATCCTAATATCTCTATTTTCACATCTGTCTCCGACAGGCTTGAAATAACGTCTTGTTATAAGCCTCTTTAATCGTACTTTTATATCACAGAGGCTAGGCTGCTTATAGCGATTTAGGGGCTTTCGTACTAAAAATGAGAGGTTCGTTGCTCGCTGTTATCTACTGTAAGGATATGATTAGACGGAATAAGATGTTTTACTCTCTCTAGTTACTTTTCCTCAAGACCGCTGTTGCCGGAGCAACATATGAAACAACGAAGAATTCGTACATTACTGGGGTTACTACTGACGGTGATGATGTTGATTCCTGTTATTCAGGATAGCCGGCCGGCCTTGCTGCAGCGTTTTGAGTATGACCTCTATGATATGCGCTTAATACGGTTTCTCAAGCAAGATCAGGACCCTCGAATTGTTATTGTTGATGTAGACGAGAAAAGCCTGGCTGAACAAGGGCGCTGGCCCTGGAACAGGGCAAAACTGGCACTTCTGTTAGATCAGTTGTTTGATCGTTATGGTATTGCAATCGCTGGCTTTGATATGGTGTTTTCAGAGGCCGATAGTAGTGTCGATCTGCTCCAGATAAAAGATTTACTCTTAAATTCAAATAAGTTTCCGGATTTGCTTTCTGTTTTGCAACAGCTCGATCCCGATCAACGCTTAGCTGATGCGATTCGTGACAGGCCCGTGGTATTGGGTTATCTGTTTGATCGAAGTGACTCTGAGTTACTGGTGGGTGATCCGGGTAAAGCCGTTATAACAGCAGCCCCGATACTTGATCTACAGCCCATTCCTGAAGCGAACGGGGTTATTGCCAGTGTCGATGCTTTGCAAAGTCAGCAGCTGCGCAGTGGTTTTTTTGACAATCCGATGGTAGATAGCGACGGTGTTTACCGAAGGGTTCCTTTGCTGCAACGATATCAAAGTGAATATTATCCCTCGTTGGCGTTAGCGATGTGGTTAGCTTTATTTGAAGAGCAGCAGGTGATACCTGAATTTGAGTCTGATATGACGGGGGAACACCAGGCATTGGTGTCGCTCAGTGCTGCAGGTCAATCAATCCCTGTAGATCAGTCAGGGGCTGTGCTGGTACCTTACCGCGGTAGTCAGGGCAGCTTTCCATACGTTTCAGCGACCGATGTTATTACAGGCCGGGTAGATGCAGCGTTGTTAGAAGGAGCGATTGTGCTGATTGGAACCAGCGCGGCAGGGTTGCTGGATCT
The genomic region above belongs to Amphritea japonica ATCC BAA-1530 and contains:
- a CDS encoding putative Ig domain-containing protein; the protein is MSQKMLVDNSLSSLLLEKAEPRILLSADPVSAALAIATDLSDESSTDTQYHFDELLPYLSSTVDPQLPSSPSFDNMMTEPSDSGLNSVSVVREVIFVDTQVPDYLKLINQLEIKDGSSIIVSLNSSENGLDNIGRVLQSYQNIDAIHLISHGSDGTLQLGDTTLNNESLDTYSEKLLSWRDFLNEDADILIYGCNLAASENGVSFVNQLASLTGADIAASDDLTGSNRLGGDWELEYKSGQVEAALVISESTQKSWESVLNLMLSTDGNPNSGAAGLASWNAAAVLDFTPTPSGYGSDTNGSLSFLFGFTGGVNIDALHYVTADISVGTGTPIDLLAGDLLMSLDSDETLSLNNTLDVKAEDIFIFRPDTPGDYSAGTFSLLFTNPTAKDITGFTLVEDATVVGDTTLQKGTFLFSVTGAGADDFGINSFQPDDLSLSPSNGISAQLIDGREEIVAGKDLFQNKIIGIELVENDYSTGGETLSAGTILLTFDGDKGVYADNTLIAERQDIYALNVSETTLVNGATAATVTMFFDGEDILLDENKESLNAITLTDPQSAANSLPTGGVSIDGVATEDNLLAVNLSTLADADGLGAYSYQWQRDGLTITGATTGNYTLGDADVGALISLVVSYTDGAGNLEVVNSGSVGPVANINDDPTVDNAIADQTATENSLFIFTFAADAFGDVDAGDTLSYTAQLVGGGALPSWLVFVPSARTFGGFPLNGDVGTLSIEVIADDGNGGTPAVDSFDLVVGNINNDPTVDNAITNQSATEDSLFSFTFAANTFGDVDVGDTLTYRAQLAGGGTLPTWLSFNPLTRTFEGTPLNGDVGTLSIELIADDGNGGTAAIESFDIVVANTNDDPTVDNAITNQSATEDSLFSFTFAANTFGDVDVGDTLSYSAQLAGGGALPSWLSFNPVTRTFEGIPLNADVGTLSIELIADDSNGGTAAIESFDIVVTNTNDDPTVDNAITNQSATEDSLFSFTFAANTFGDVDVGDTLSYSAQLAGGGALPTWLSFNPVTRTFEGTPLNGDVGTLSIELIADDGNGGTAAIESFDIVVANTNDDPTVDNAINNQSATEDSLFSFTFAANTFGDVDVGDTLSYSAQLAGGGALPTWLSFNPVIRTFEGTPLNADVGTLSIELIADDSNGGTAAIENFDIVVTNTNDDPTVDNVITDQSATEDSLFSFTFAANTFGDVDVGDTLSYSAQLAGGGVLPTWLSFNPVTRTFEGTPLNADVGTLSIELIADDSNGGTAAIESFDIVVANTNDDPTVDNAITDQSATEDSLFSYTFAANSFGDVDVGDTLSYSAQLAGGGVLPTWLSFNPVTRTFEGIPLNADVGTLSIELIADDSNGGTAAIESFDIVVANTNDDPTVDNAITDQSATEDSLFSFTFAANTFGDVDVGDTLSYSAQLAGGGVLPTWLSFNPVTRTFEGIPLNADVGTLSIELIADDSNGGTAAIESFDIVVANTNDDPTVDNAITDQSATEDSLFSFTFAANTFGDVDVGDTLSYSAQLAGGGALPSWLSFNPVTRTFEGIPLNADVGTLSIELIADDSNGGTPAVESFNLEVVPNEAPVGDVSITGSPVIGQVLTLDNTITDADGLGPFSYQWYRDGLPIPGATAAEYTSTALDSGADINVIVSYTDALGNDEQVVSALVSIAVPVEDIILVEPVENEPDDPDDEESSVLAVSADADEPAIASEVVSVTPEAVTVQFHSPKLISSLVDQAYELPSTLNEAIKHQVSVSQLQPILSLLAEPIQLQSLGGFIDGLENLEKGADEQVALETALIGGSIAISSGLSVGYVIWLARSGVLLSSVLTALPAWRFIDPLPILATLSSDDDSKKKDMADNESLDDIVDHEKEPAESDDEDDLDDSDNTGKDKT